The following are from one region of the Bacillus methanolicus MGA3 genome:
- the meaB gene encoding methylmalonyl Co-A mutase-associated GTPase MeaB, translated as MSKDMKPEWSDSERPDIFSTTVRKGVETEAEAVVFQKSGRFKKKGSFGPTVEELTKGVLEGNRGLLARAITLIESNAERHFLQAQKLLQNLLPYTGKSIRIGITGVPGAGKSTFIEAFGTFLCDQGYRVAVLAVDPSSSITGGSILGDKTRMEKLARNPRAFIRPSPSGGKLGGVHRKTRETMLLCEAAGFDVILVETVGVGQSEVIVRDMVDFFMLLVLTGAGDELQGMKKGIMELADAVIVNKADGPNKLEAEKTKEEYNRILHFLQPATKGWETKAYTCSALYSSGIDEIWAAIEKFEKQTKQSGVFEDRRRKQTKEWIYSMISDQLHDSFFRHPEIKKQLPKIENEVISGDRTVTAAVEELFQIFNKSEHK; from the coding sequence ATGAGCAAAGATATGAAGCCTGAATGGTCCGATTCCGAACGCCCGGACATATTTTCTACTACGGTTCGCAAAGGTGTTGAAACGGAGGCGGAAGCGGTTGTTTTTCAGAAAAGCGGTCGTTTCAAAAAAAAGGGTTCCTTTGGACCAACTGTTGAAGAGTTAACAAAAGGAGTGCTTGAAGGAAATAGAGGTCTGCTTGCCCGAGCAATTACGTTAATTGAAAGCAATGCTGAACGGCATTTTTTACAAGCGCAGAAGCTTCTTCAAAATCTTCTTCCCTATACTGGAAAATCGATTCGCATCGGAATTACGGGAGTTCCCGGAGCAGGAAAAAGTACGTTTATCGAAGCATTTGGAACCTTTCTTTGTGATCAAGGATACCGTGTTGCTGTACTTGCAGTCGATCCAAGTTCAAGCATAACCGGGGGAAGCATTCTCGGTGATAAAACTAGAATGGAAAAACTGGCGAGAAATCCGCGTGCTTTTATCCGTCCTTCTCCTTCTGGCGGCAAGCTCGGTGGCGTCCATCGAAAAACAAGAGAAACAATGCTCTTATGCGAAGCTGCCGGATTTGATGTGATTCTTGTCGAGACAGTCGGTGTCGGACAGAGTGAAGTCATTGTCAGAGATATGGTTGATTTCTTTATGCTTTTAGTGCTAACAGGTGCTGGAGATGAACTTCAAGGAATGAAAAAGGGCATTATGGAACTTGCAGATGCAGTAATTGTTAATAAAGCAGATGGACCAAATAAGTTAGAAGCGGAAAAAACAAAAGAAGAATATAACCGCATTTTGCATTTTCTTCAGCCTGCCACGAAAGGATGGGAAACAAAAGCATACACTTGTTCTGCACTTTACAGCTCAGGTATTGACGAAATATGGGCGGCAATCGAGAAATTCGAAAAACAAACGAAACAATCCGGCGTTTTTGAGGACAGGCGCAGAAAGCAAACGAAGGAATGGATTTATTCGATGATCTCAGACCAGTTGCATGACAGTTTCTTTCGCCACCCCGAAATAAAAAAACAGCTCCCTAAAATTGAAAATGAAGTGATTTCCGGGGATCGAACCGTGACCGCTGCTGTGGAAGAATTATTTCAAATCTTTAATAAATCAGAACATAAATAG
- the scpA gene encoding methylmalonyl-CoA mutase produces MKNKPDFKKISLFENQSKPTEQDWKIIAEEEIGRSIEDLLFETNEQIKIKPLYTKADRNGLKHLDDKPGLPPFTRGPYPTMYVNRPWTVRQYAGFSTAEESNAFYRRNLAMGQKGLSVAFDLATHRGYDSDHPRVVGDVGKAGVAIDSILDMKTLFDGIPLDQMSVSMTMNGAVLPIMAFYIVTAEEQGVSQEKLSGTIQNDILKEYMVRNTYIYPPEMSMRIIADIFEYTSNYMPKFNSISISGYHMQEAGAPADIELAYTLADGLEYVRTGLKAGIEIDSFAPRLSFFWAIGMNYFMEVAKMRAARHIWAKMIKSFNPKNPKSMALRTHSQTSGWSLTEQDPFNNVVRTLIEAHAAAMGHTQSLHTNALDEAIALPTDFSARIARNTQLYLQEETGITNVIDPWGGSYYVEALTNKLIERAWEHIEEIENLGGMAKAIETGLPKMRIEEAAARRQAQIDSRKETIIGVNRYRLEKEEPIEILDIDNTAVRLKQIEKLNQLKASRDEQKVQEALQAITEAARSGKGNLLELSVQAARARATLGEISYAIEKVAKRHKAVIRSVSGIYSANFSNEEEIAEVKKMTDEFLENEGRRPRILIAKMGQDGHDRGAKVISTAFADLGFDVDIGPLFQTPEETALQAVENDVHVVGISSLAAGHKTLLPQLVAELKKLGREDILVVVGGVIPAQDYQYLYDHGAAAIFGPGTVIPVAAQKVIKAIYERLGYEEVPN; encoded by the coding sequence ATGAAGAATAAACCTGATTTTAAAAAAATTTCCCTGTTTGAAAATCAATCAAAACCTACAGAGCAAGATTGGAAAATAATAGCGGAAGAGGAAATCGGGCGATCAATCGAAGATTTGCTTTTTGAAACAAATGAGCAAATAAAAATTAAACCATTGTATACGAAAGCAGATCGAAACGGGCTTAAGCATTTAGATGACAAACCGGGACTGCCTCCATTTACACGCGGTCCATATCCTACTATGTATGTAAACAGGCCTTGGACTGTCCGCCAGTATGCAGGCTTTTCAACTGCTGAAGAAAGCAACGCTTTTTACCGGCGCAATCTGGCAATGGGGCAAAAAGGGCTGTCCGTAGCTTTTGATTTGGCAACTCACCGCGGCTATGATTCAGACCATCCCCGTGTAGTTGGAGATGTCGGAAAAGCAGGAGTTGCCATCGATTCCATTCTGGACATGAAGACGCTGTTTGATGGGATTCCGCTTGATCAAATGTCTGTATCAATGACAATGAACGGTGCAGTTCTGCCGATTATGGCTTTTTATATTGTGACGGCTGAAGAGCAGGGGGTAAGTCAGGAGAAACTTTCCGGGACGATTCAAAACGATATTTTAAAGGAATATATGGTCCGCAATACTTATATATATCCGCCGGAAATGTCGATGAGGATTATTGCTGATATCTTTGAATATACTTCCAACTATATGCCAAAATTTAACAGTATCAGTATTTCAGGCTACCATATGCAGGAAGCGGGAGCACCTGCCGATATCGAATTGGCTTATACACTTGCAGACGGTCTTGAATATGTGAGAACAGGATTAAAAGCAGGGATTGAAATTGACTCATTTGCACCGAGGCTGTCATTCTTCTGGGCAATTGGGATGAATTATTTTATGGAAGTAGCGAAAATGAGGGCTGCCCGCCATATTTGGGCCAAAATGATAAAATCATTTAATCCGAAAAACCCGAAATCGATGGCTCTTAGAACGCACTCGCAAACTTCAGGCTGGAGTCTTACAGAACAGGATCCTTTCAATAATGTAGTCAGAACGTTGATTGAGGCTCATGCTGCAGCAATGGGTCATACACAGTCTCTTCATACGAATGCCCTTGATGAAGCAATTGCTCTGCCTACTGATTTTTCGGCGAGGATTGCCCGCAATACCCAGCTGTATTTACAGGAAGAAACAGGAATTACGAACGTCATTGATCCATGGGGTGGATCTTATTATGTTGAAGCTTTAACAAATAAGCTGATCGAACGGGCGTGGGAACATATTGAGGAAATCGAAAATCTAGGCGGAATGGCGAAAGCAATTGAAACAGGGCTGCCAAAAATGCGAATTGAGGAAGCTGCTGCAAGACGACAAGCTCAAATTGATTCAAGGAAAGAAACAATCATTGGCGTCAACCGTTACCGTCTTGAAAAAGAGGAGCCAATTGAGATATTGGATATTGATAACACAGCAGTGCGTTTAAAGCAAATTGAGAAGCTGAATCAGCTGAAGGCAAGCCGTGATGAACAGAAAGTGCAAGAAGCACTGCAGGCGATTACGGAAGCAGCGAGGTCCGGAAAGGGTAATTTGTTAGAACTTTCCGTTCAGGCAGCGAGAGCAAGAGCTACTTTAGGGGAGATCTCCTATGCGATTGAAAAAGTAGCGAAGCGGCATAAGGCTGTGATTCGTTCTGTCAGCGGAATTTATAGTGCTAACTTTTCAAATGAGGAAGAAATAGCAGAAGTTAAAAAGATGACTGATGAATTTTTAGAAAACGAAGGAAGAAGACCGAGAATTTTAATTGCAAAGATGGGTCAAGACGGACATGACAGAGGTGCGAAAGTTATTTCCACTGCGTTTGCGGATCTCGGATTTGATGTTGACATCGGACCATTATTTCAAACACCTGAAGAAACTGCTTTGCAGGCAGTTGAAAATGATGTTCACGTAGTCGGGATCAGTTCTTTAGCTGCGGGTCATAAGACACTCCTTCCGCAATTGGTTGCTGAACTGAAAAAGCTCGGTAGAGAAGATATTCTTGTTGTTGTAGGAGGAGTCATTCCTGCACAAGACTATCAATATCTTTACGATCATGGAGCAGCTGCTATTTTCGGGCCGGGGACGGTCATACCTGTTGCTGCCCAAAAAGTAATAAAAGCCATATATGAACGGCTCGGTTATGAGGAAGTGCCAAATTAA
- a CDS encoding methylmalonyl-CoA mutase subunit beta: MTINEMKNEQFPAVSTDEWKEAAEKSLKGKSLDSLTRYTYENIKLKPLYSAEDEVDCEISQFPGFPDYRRGIYPLGYYENDWHVAQTIKYKKIDELKASLLSALEKGQTSISFEVNADTIGCLKEIIGTIYDKYPFSVNAKLFQFDFIETLLDLAGDPGETITGFTGMDPIAIFAEQGSLPIKLSELYDEWAEVIKKADQYMPHLKTILVDATPYHNGGANAVQELAAGLSVAVFHIQELLDRELPLEKILSKIVFKFSIGANFFMEIAKIRAARILWNKITEAYEAQPENRKMIIAAETSKVTKTAYDPYVNLLRSGNEAFAAVLGGIQYLHVSPYNEPENNFTSFSDRIARNTQLILKEEAHLNKTVDPAGGSWYIEHLTNELAKKSWELFLQIDDLGGIFEVMKTGWLQKQISEIREKRQMDVNTRKQSIIGTNIYANLNDKPLQLTEAPANISESDKKEMVESIPQIRLSEPFEKLRRRSEQLADKLGRKLAVGLICLGELKQHKARADFITGFIAPGGIEGIQSGEITEKEQAFSFIRETGFQHYCLCGSNEQYAEIGMDFVREIKKLFPSIKLFLAGLPNAGEEKDWLSSGIDEFIHVKSNCYKVVSALLEEMEAKMHEE; this comes from the coding sequence ATGACCATTAACGAAATGAAAAATGAACAATTTCCGGCTGTCTCAACAGATGAATGGAAAGAGGCAGCCGAAAAAAGTTTAAAAGGAAAATCGCTAGATTCACTTACAAGATACACATATGAAAACATAAAATTGAAACCGCTTTATTCTGCAGAGGATGAGGTCGATTGTGAAATATCACAATTTCCAGGCTTCCCGGATTATAGAAGAGGGATCTATCCTCTTGGATACTATGAAAATGATTGGCACGTTGCACAGACGATTAAATACAAAAAAATCGATGAATTGAAAGCAAGTCTTTTGTCGGCATTGGAAAAAGGACAGACATCCATTTCCTTTGAGGTCAATGCGGATACGATTGGTTGCCTTAAGGAAATCATCGGTACTATCTATGATAAATATCCTTTCAGTGTGAATGCTAAATTATTTCAATTTGATTTTATAGAGACTCTTCTCGATTTAGCTGGAGATCCAGGTGAAACAATTACAGGTTTTACAGGGATGGATCCGATTGCGATTTTTGCAGAACAGGGATCTTTGCCAATAAAGTTGAGTGAGCTTTACGACGAATGGGCAGAGGTCATTAAAAAAGCAGATCAATATATGCCTCATTTAAAAACAATTCTCGTCGATGCGACTCCATATCATAATGGAGGAGCTAATGCTGTTCAAGAACTAGCTGCCGGTCTTTCTGTCGCTGTTTTCCACATCCAGGAATTGCTTGACCGGGAACTTCCATTGGAAAAAATTTTATCGAAGATCGTATTTAAATTTTCCATCGGGGCTAATTTCTTTATGGAAATTGCGAAAATACGCGCGGCAAGGATACTCTGGAACAAAATAACAGAGGCATATGAGGCACAGCCGGAAAACAGAAAAATGATTATCGCAGCCGAAACTTCAAAGGTAACGAAAACGGCATATGATCCGTACGTGAATTTGCTTCGCAGCGGAAATGAAGCATTTGCAGCTGTGCTCGGAGGCATCCAATACTTGCATGTAAGCCCGTATAACGAACCGGAAAATAATTTTACGTCTTTTTCTGACCGAATTGCACGAAATACACAGTTGATTTTAAAAGAAGAAGCCCATCTGAATAAAACGGTTGATCCGGCGGGAGGTTCATGGTATATCGAGCATTTAACAAATGAACTTGCAAAAAAATCTTGGGAACTTTTTTTGCAAATCGATGATCTCGGCGGAATTTTTGAAGTAATGAAAACTGGATGGCTTCAAAAGCAAATAAGTGAAATCCGTGAAAAAAGGCAAATGGATGTTAATACAAGAAAACAAAGCATAATCGGTACAAATATTTATGCTAACCTTAATGACAAGCCATTGCAGTTGACTGAAGCGCCTGCGAATATATCCGAATCAGATAAAAAAGAAATGGTGGAGTCAATCCCGCAAATCCGTTTATCAGAGCCATTTGAAAAACTCCGCCGCCGTTCAGAGCAATTAGCAGATAAATTGGGAAGAAAGCTAGCAGTTGGATTGATCTGTCTGGGAGAGTTAAAACAGCACAAAGCACGGGCAGATTTTATCACAGGATTTATCGCCCCAGGAGGAATTGAAGGAATACAGAGCGGAGAAATCACAGAAAAAGAACAAGCTTTTTCATTTATCAGGGAAACAGGTTTTCAACACTATTGTTTATGCGGCAGCAACGAACAGTATGCGGAAATAGGAATGGATTTTGTGCGTGAAATCAAGAAACTTTTCCCATCCATCAAGCTTTTCTTAGCAGGTCTGCCGAATGCAGGCGAGGAGAAAGATTGGCTTTCCAGCGGAATCGACGAGTTTATCCATGTAAAAAGCAATTGTTACAAAGTCGTTTCTGCCCTTTTAGAGGAAATGGAGGCGAAAATGCATGAAGAATAA
- a CDS encoding dihydrolipoamide acetyltransferase family protein has product MPQLGESVTEGTVSKWLVSVGDKVNKYDPLAEVMTDKVTAEVPSSFTGTIKELNAAEGDTLAVSEIICTIEVEGGNTDENQEKNEGKDEEETQQAAHITAEHENKVRYSPAVLKLSQEHGIDLSKVKGTGAGGRITRKDLKKLIESGNIPSLGEKPAAVQADSAQVKQQNTSEHPLSKQPADKEATPASNIPTVPGDIEIPVTGVRKAIAANMVRSKHEVPHAWTMIEVDVTNLVVYRDSIKEEFKKKEGFNLTYFSFFVKAVAQALKEFPQINSMWAGDKIIQKKDINISIAVAKDDALYVPVIKHADEKTIKGIAREISELATKARAGKLKAEDMQGGTFTVNNTGSFGSVQSMGIINYPQAALLQVESIVKRPVVMNNGMIAVRDMVNLCLSLDHRVLDGLICGKFLQRVKEILENISKENTSVY; this is encoded by the coding sequence ATGCCTCAGCTTGGAGAAAGTGTAACAGAAGGAACAGTTAGTAAATGGTTAGTTTCTGTTGGAGATAAAGTAAACAAATACGACCCGCTTGCGGAAGTAATGACTGATAAAGTAACTGCAGAAGTTCCATCATCTTTTACAGGAACAATAAAAGAGCTGAATGCTGCAGAGGGAGATACATTAGCAGTAAGCGAAATAATTTGTACGATTGAAGTAGAAGGCGGAAATACAGATGAAAATCAGGAAAAAAATGAAGGGAAAGATGAAGAAGAAACGCAGCAAGCAGCACATATCACTGCTGAACATGAAAATAAAGTCCGCTATTCACCTGCTGTACTTAAGCTTTCTCAAGAACACGGCATTGATCTTTCCAAAGTTAAAGGAACTGGTGCGGGCGGTAGGATTACCCGTAAGGATCTGAAAAAATTAATTGAATCTGGAAATATTCCAAGCCTAGGTGAAAAACCGGCAGCTGTTCAAGCTGATTCTGCTCAGGTTAAACAACAAAATACTTCTGAACATCCGCTTTCAAAACAACCTGCAGATAAAGAAGCAACACCTGCATCTAACATTCCGACAGTTCCCGGTGATATTGAAATTCCAGTTACAGGCGTTCGCAAAGCGATTGCAGCCAATATGGTCCGCAGCAAACATGAAGTTCCGCATGCCTGGACAATGATCGAAGTCGATGTAACAAACCTTGTTGTGTACCGCGACTCCATTAAAGAAGAATTTAAAAAGAAAGAAGGCTTTAATTTAACTTACTTTTCCTTCTTCGTGAAAGCTGTTGCCCAGGCTCTTAAAGAGTTCCCACAAATTAACTCGATGTGGGCAGGGGATAAAATCATTCAAAAGAAAGATATTAATATTTCAATCGCAGTTGCGAAAGACGACGCATTGTATGTGCCGGTTATTAAACATGCCGATGAGAAAACGATCAAGGGGATTGCCCGCGAAATCTCGGAACTTGCAACAAAGGCTAGGGCCGGCAAACTGAAAGCAGAAGATATGCAAGGCGGAACATTTACTGTCAACAATACAGGTTCGTTTGGTTCAGTCCAGTCTATGGGAATTATTAATTATCCTCAGGCAGCACTACTTCAAGTTGAATCCATCGTAAAGCGACCGGTTGTTATGAATAATGGAATGATCGCTGTTCGTGATATGGTAAACCTGTGCTTGTCCCTTGATCACCGAGTGCTTGACGGTTTGATTTGCGGAAAATTCCTGCAGCGTGTAAAAGAAATCCTTGAAAATATATCCAAAGAAAATACTTCAGTTTATTAA
- a CDS encoding alpha-ketoacid dehydrogenase subunit beta: MAVISYIDAVTMAIREEMERDPRVFILGEDVGRKGGVFKATQGLYEKFGEERVIDTPLAESAIAGVGIGAAMYGMRPIAEMQFADFIMPAVNQIISEAARIRYRSNNDWNCPIVIRAPYGGGVHGALYHSQSVEAIFANQPGLKIVMPSTPYDVKGLLKAAIRDDDPVLFFEHKRAYRLIKGEVPEDDYVLPIGKADVKREGEDITVITYGLCVHFALQAAERLAKEGISAHILDLRTVYPLDKEAIIEAASKTGKVLLVTEDNKEGSIISEVSAIIAENCLFDLDAPIKRLAGPDVPAMPYAPTMEKFFMINPDKVEKAMRELAEF, translated from the coding sequence ATGGCGGTAATTTCTTATATTGATGCAGTAACAATGGCCATTCGTGAAGAGATGGAAAGAGATCCTCGAGTTTTTATTTTAGGTGAAGACGTTGGGAGAAAAGGAGGAGTTTTTAAGGCAACTCAAGGACTCTATGAAAAATTTGGTGAAGAACGGGTAATTGATACGCCGCTTGCAGAATCGGCAATCGCTGGTGTCGGAATTGGAGCCGCTATGTACGGTATGAGGCCAATTGCTGAAATGCAATTTGCAGATTTTATTATGCCTGCTGTTAATCAAATAATTTCTGAGGCTGCTAGAATACGCTATCGTTCAAACAACGACTGGAACTGTCCAATTGTCATTCGTGCTCCTTATGGCGGCGGTGTTCACGGTGCTCTTTATCATTCACAATCAGTCGAAGCAATATTTGCAAACCAGCCTGGCTTGAAAATTGTTATGCCTTCCACACCGTATGATGTGAAAGGTTTATTAAAGGCAGCAATTCGTGATGATGATCCGGTATTATTCTTTGAACATAAACGCGCATACCGTCTGATTAAAGGCGAAGTGCCTGAAGATGATTATGTGCTTCCTATCGGCAAAGCTGATGTAAAACGGGAAGGGGAAGACATTACTGTGATTACGTACGGTTTATGTGTTCATTTTGCGCTTCAGGCTGCAGAAAGGTTGGCGAAAGAAGGCATTTCCGCTCACATTCTAGATTTAAGAACCGTTTATCCTCTAGATAAAGAAGCCATTATTGAGGCAGCTTCAAAAACAGGAAAGGTTCTTCTAGTTACAGAAGATAACAAAGAAGGAAGCATTATAAGTGAAGTTTCCGCGATTATTGCAGAAAACTGCTTATTTGATCTTGACGCGCCAATTAAACGACTTGCAGGTCCAGATGTACCGGCGATGCCATATGCACCGACAATGGAAAAATTCTTTATGATAAATCCTGACAAAGTTGAAAAAGCAATGCGCGAACTTGCAGAATTTTAA
- a CDS encoding thiamine pyrophosphate-dependent dehydrogenase E1 component subunit alpha: protein MAENRHKALGLSDENVLEMYETMLMARRIDERMWLLNRAGKIPFVISCQGQEAAQVGAAFALDREKDYVLPYYRDMGIVLTFGMTARELMLSGFAKAEDPNSGGRQMPGHFSKKKNRIVTGSSPVTTQVPHAVGIALAGRMDGKDLVALVTFGEGSSNQGDFHEGANFAGVHKLPVIFMCENNKYAISVPYEKQVACEKVSDRAIGYGMPGYTVDGNDPLEVYRIVKEAADRGRRGEGPTLIEAITYRLTPHSSDDDDRSYRAPDELAAAKTKDPIITFGAYLKEVGVMDDVLEKEINDRVMKIVNEATDYAENAPYAEPEHALKHVYAEK, encoded by the coding sequence ATGGCTGAAAATCGGCATAAAGCTTTAGGTTTAAGCGATGAAAATGTGTTGGAAATGTATGAAACTATGCTTATGGCGCGCCGTATTGATGAGCGCATGTGGCTTTTAAACCGTGCCGGAAAAATTCCTTTCGTCATTTCTTGCCAGGGTCAAGAGGCAGCTCAAGTTGGTGCAGCGTTTGCTCTTGATCGAGAAAAAGACTACGTATTGCCTTATTACCGTGATATGGGAATAGTGTTAACTTTTGGTATGACGGCAAGAGAATTAATGCTTTCCGGATTTGCAAAAGCTGAAGATCCTAATTCAGGAGGCCGCCAAATGCCCGGACATTTCAGCAAAAAGAAAAATCGTATAGTGACAGGTTCTTCTCCGGTTACAACACAAGTACCACATGCTGTCGGAATCGCTTTGGCAGGCCGAATGGATGGGAAAGATCTCGTAGCATTAGTAACCTTTGGTGAAGGATCATCCAACCAAGGAGATTTCCATGAAGGTGCAAACTTTGCGGGAGTTCATAAATTGCCTGTTATTTTCATGTGTGAAAACAACAAATATGCTATTTCAGTTCCATATGAAAAACAAGTAGCTTGCGAGAAGGTTTCCGACCGTGCAATCGGTTATGGAATGCCCGGCTATACAGTGGATGGAAACGATCCTCTTGAAGTTTATAGGATCGTAAAAGAAGCGGCAGACCGCGGACGCCGCGGTGAGGGACCAACATTAATTGAGGCAATTACCTATCGCTTAACCCCTCATTCATCAGATGATGACGACCGAAGTTATCGTGCTCCTGATGAGTTGGCTGCAGCAAAAACAAAGGATCCGATTATTACTTTTGGAGCTTATTTAAAAGAAGTCGGAGTAATGGACGATGTTTTAGAAAAAGAAATTAATGACCGTGTTATGAAAATAGTAAATGAAGCGACAGACTATGCTGAAAATGCGCCGTATGCAGAACCGGAACACGCGTTGAAACATGTTTATGCTGAGAAGTAA
- the lpdA gene encoding dihydrolipoyl dehydrogenase translates to MAQEYDLVILGGGTGGYVAAIRASQLGLKTAVIEKGKLGGTCLHKGCIPSKALLRSAEVFATAKRGEEFGVMAHEVSLNFGKVQERKNKIVDQLHKGVQHLMKQGKIDVYEGTGRILGPSIFSPMPGTISVEMNSGEENEMLIPKNVIIATGSRPRTLPGLEPDNEFVMTSDEALAMESLPKSIIIVGGGVIGIEWASMLSDFGVDVTVIEYADRIIPTEDKEISKEMQRLMKKKGVNTVTSAKVLPETLQKGDGVIISAEIKGEAKEFKAEKILVSVGRQANIEGIGLENTDIQIEKGYIAVNEYFQTKESHIYAIGDCIGGLQLAHVASHEGIVAVEHIAGQNPSPIDYSHVSKCIYSNPEAASIGLTEDEAKEKGYKIKVGKFSFRAIGKALVLGESDGFVKIVANEETDDILGVHMIGPHVTDMISEAGLARVLDATPWEVAHTIHPHPTLSEAIGEAALAVDGKAIHL, encoded by the coding sequence TAAAAACAGCCGTCATTGAGAAAGGAAAACTTGGAGGAACCTGCCTGCATAAAGGATGTATTCCTAGTAAAGCGCTTCTTAGAAGTGCAGAGGTATTTGCGACTGCAAAACGCGGAGAAGAATTTGGAGTCATGGCGCATGAAGTCAGCTTAAACTTTGGCAAAGTACAGGAGCGGAAAAATAAAATTGTTGATCAGCTTCATAAGGGTGTACAGCATTTAATGAAGCAGGGGAAAATCGATGTTTACGAAGGCACCGGCCGAATTTTAGGACCGTCCATTTTTTCACCGATGCCAGGTACAATTTCCGTTGAGATGAACAGCGGGGAAGAAAATGAAATGCTTATTCCAAAAAATGTGATCATTGCAACTGGATCGCGGCCACGAACCCTTCCAGGATTAGAACCTGACAATGAGTTTGTTATGACTTCTGATGAAGCTTTAGCCATGGAATCTCTCCCGAAATCAATCATTATTGTAGGCGGAGGTGTCATTGGCATAGAGTGGGCATCCATGCTTTCAGATTTCGGTGTTGACGTAACGGTGATAGAGTATGCTGATCGGATTATTCCAACTGAAGATAAAGAGATTTCTAAAGAAATGCAGCGGTTGATGAAAAAGAAAGGCGTTAATACTGTAACAAGTGCCAAAGTTCTTCCTGAAACTCTTCAAAAGGGTGACGGGGTAATCATTTCCGCAGAAATAAAAGGCGAGGCAAAAGAATTTAAAGCGGAAAAAATTCTAGTTTCAGTTGGGCGCCAGGCAAATATTGAAGGGATTGGCCTTGAAAATACAGATATTCAAATTGAAAAAGGCTATATTGCAGTAAATGAATACTTTCAAACGAAAGAATCTCATATTTATGCAATTGGAGATTGCATCGGCGGCTTGCAGCTTGCCCATGTAGCATCCCATGAAGGAATTGTAGCTGTTGAGCATATTGCCGGACAAAATCCATCTCCTATTGATTACAGTCATGTATCAAAATGCATATATAGTAATCCGGAAGCAGCAAGCATCGGTTTAACTGAAGATGAAGCGAAAGAAAAAGGATACAAAATAAAAGTGGGTAAATTCTCATTTCGTGCTATTGGAAAGGCTCTTGTACTCGGAGAATCAGACGGCTTTGTTAAAATTGTTGCAAACGAGGAAACAGATGATATTCTTGGAGTCCATATGATCGGCCCACATGTAACCGATATGATTTCTGAAGCAGGATTAGCGCGTGTCCTAGATGCGACCCCTTGGGAAGTTGCCCATACCATTCACCCGCATCCAACATTATCAGAAGCAATCGGAGAAGCCGCACTCGCAGTAGATGGAAAAGCAATCCATTTGTAA